A stretch of DNA from Aciduliprofundum sp. MAR08-339:
GACCACGCTTCTCCGTGCTCTTCTTGGGCTTGTGGATTATGAGGGACACATAGAAATATTTGGAAAAAATCCAAAAGAGGCCAGGGAAATTGTGGGATATATGCCGCAGAGGGACAATGTGAATACAAATATTCCTCTCCGTGTGAAGGATGTGGTTCTGATGCCCCTTCTATCCAGACACCATTTTAAGGTGCTGCGGGAGAGCGTTAAAAAGGCAAAAAGGGCCCTAGAGGTGGTTGGTCTTGAAGATCTCTGGAATGAGAAGTTCTCATCTCTGAGTGGGGGACAGCAGCAGAGAGTTTTCCTTGCCCGCGCCCTTGCCAGGGATGCAAAGGTTCTGATCCTTGATGAACCTTTTTCGGCAACGGACGTGGCCACTAAGATGAGAATGACTGAGATCCTGCATCAATTGAAAAGGGACAAAACGATAATTC
This window harbors:
- a CDS encoding metal ABC transporter ATP-binding protein, producing MIEVQNLTVRYGENVAVENVSFRLKHPSLLAIIGPNGAGKTTLLRALLGLVDYEGHIEIFGKNPKEAREIVGYMPQRDNVNTNIPLRVKDVVLMPLLSRHHFKVLRESVKKAKRALEVVGLEDLWNEKFSSLSGGQQQRVFLARALARDAKVLILDEPFSATDVATKMRMTEILHQLKRDKTIILVTHDLNPLADCTDNVLLLNRRMVAYGRVMDVVTEENMEKLYGVAVPVIRGEKVCYVMGSDVHVR